Genomic DNA from Paenibacillus borealis:
AATAATGGTGCGATTTCGGTTAATGCACCTGCGGCAGAAGGCTCAGCAGCCGGAGCGCTTGTAGGGGCAACCGGTACGGTTGCCAGTCCACCGGTAAATATTACGTTTGTAAATACCGCTCCGGTAGTGAATAACGGCGGCAAGAATGTATACACCGCAGGAATTGCCGGATACACCGGCAGTAAATTCACCTGGACACATGCGTATGTTAACACGCAGCCGATTACAGCTACAGGTACACAAAATATATCTACAGGCGGATTTGTCGGACATGCTGCAGGCGGACTGGTAACCAGCAACGCCACAGCGGCAGCGTTTGAGAATACAGCGCTTATCTCTGTTAACGGGGGAACAGCGGTATACACCGGTGGTATTACGGGTTATGATGCCGGCGGGAATATGAGTCAGGCCTCCTCCACAGGTGCACTGAATGTAAAAGGTACAGCGGATGTATACACCGGCGGTATCGTAGGGTATGAAGTCGGCGGAACGATTACATCATCAGTAACCGGCAAAACCGCAAACGATCTTCTGGCGATAACTTCAGATGGTACAATCGGCGGAATCGCCGGTTATCTGGAAGGTACCCTGAATGATTCTTCTGTTAAATATGCAACACTGCAGGTAACTTCTGCAGGCGGGGTTATCGGCGGAATTGCCGGCAATGCACAAGGAACCATGAACAACATCACTGCTGGTGATGCTTCCTCGGCAAGCTACAGCACGTTAATTCTGAAAGCTGTGGTGGCTGCTCCGGCAGACGGCCAGGACAATATCACGTTCGGCGGCCTTGTAGGCGTGAACACTATGCCACTGGTTCTGGACGGCGGCAAGGCTGCCCGGATCAGCTTCCTGAATGAAGCCGGCAAAAGCGGATATACCATTGGCGGCGCAGCAGGTAAGCTTACTGCAGATGCAGAAATCGGTACTGTGGCCGTACCTGTGGAAGTGCAGGATATACAAGTTGAGCTGAAGGCAGATAAGGTAAGCTTCGGCGGCGGCGCAGGGAATAACTCGGCTGCCAAGTTCAATGGACACACGAGCCGTACTGAAATCAAGGCTACAGGCGCTTCGGTAAAAGCAGGCGGAATGTTTGGTGAGAACCATTCAGCAGCGCTTTCTCCAACTCATGCGGAGAATGTAGTCATCACCGCAACAGGGGCGGACTACCAGCTTGGCGGTAATACCGGTCTCAATACCGGACAGCTGGTCAATGCTAAAGTTACTCAACTGTCTATTGAGGCAAAAGGTGTGCGCGCTGAAGCCGGCGGGATTGCCGGGCATTCGGAAGGAACGGCTGATCCGGCTGGCCGGGCAGGAATTACGTCAGCTGTGCTGAATGTTCCCGGGGATGCCCCGATGATTACGCTGGCTGCTGCGGAATCCAAAGCAGGAGCGATCGTAGGGGCTGCGAAAACTACGGATATCAAAGATCCGGAAGTGAACGCAGAGGACGGAGCCCAGCTGATCATCCAGGCGCAAGCAGCTAAACCGTCAGTCGGCGGCTTGGCAGGTGCACTTGAGAACAGCGCTATCTACAGTGACAGCAAAATAGTGAATCTGGAAAATACGCTGATTCTGGTAGCGCCAGCCGCTACGGATGCCTATATTGGCGGTATTGTGGGTTATAACGAAGCCTCCAGACTGGAACGGCTGGTAGGAACGGCAGTTAGTCTGACGCTTAATGCACCGCGCGCTACTGCAGGCGGGGTTGCCGGATATAACCACGGCAGTTCTTCGGGAATTATTGCGAACAGTTATATTAGTTCCCTGAATCTGAAAGCTAACGCCGGAGCGGTATCGTCAATGATCGGGGGGATTGTGGGCTTGAATGCTGCCCAGACCATTGATCCCGTATTGAATCCCGCTACAGCGGTTAGTACGATCCAGAATACCCGTACACTGGGGACTGTATCCGCTGTTTCACCTACTTCAATCGTGGGCGGAATGGTTGGGGAGAACCGCAGTCTGATTGCCAACAACAGTATTACTGATAAGATCACGGTAATCTCAAGAGGCGATTCTTCCATCATCGGCGGTTTGGCCGGTGTAAATACTGCATCAGGAACGCTTTATTACACCTATTCCAATGCTAACCTGACCATTGAGGGTACAGGTACTCATGCTGGCGGATTAGCCGGGGAGAATGCAGGGGCAGTTATTGGTTCTTATGTAGATATCGACGTTACCGGCAACGCGAAAGGAACAGCAAGCGGTTCGGTCTATCTGGGTGGACTGATCGGCAGAAATACGGCCGGTACGGTGGAGCAATCCTACTCCTCCTCCAAGGTTACGGCGAACGGCGTATATACAAATGTTGGCGGTCTGGTCGGGGAACACTCCGGCGGGAACATCAAGAACTCTTACGTTGCAAAAAGTGTAGCGGCTACCAAAGCTAATTCATACGTCGGCGGTTTCATCGGCAGAATTACGAACGGTAAAGTAAGCAATGTATACTCGGCGGCAGAAGTTACTGCCGGTCCGGGCGCTTATGCCGGCGGTTTCGCCGGACGTTATGACAATGCAAGCAAAGAACTTCTCTACAAGTCTTATTACATTAAAGATGAAGCACTGAACATCAACAGTGATCTGCCTGATTTCGCTGAAGGCAATCACCGCTGGCTGAACGTGCATGTCCGTCTGACCACGATCCTGTCCGAAACGCTGAAGGACAGAAGCGTCTTCCCGGGATTGTCAGGCTGGGATTTTGAAGGCGCCTGGAAATACGGCTCGCTTAACGCGGTATACCAATATCCTGAGGTGAACCGTGCAGCTAATACCGGCGGTGAAACCGGCAATGAGGTCAATGCCAATATCAACTGGTATATGAAGGATAAGAATGCCATTGGATTCCAGATTACTACTGAAGCGGAGCTTGCGGGTCTTGCGGGCATCGTCAACGGATCTATTGCCGGAGTAGACAAATTCGACTTTGCGGACAGAACGGTGACGATTATGAATCCGATCCATATCCAGTCCAAACAGTGGGTGCCTATCGGCGATAAGGAAGCGAATCCTTTTGAAGGAACCCTTGAAGGAAACAATCACCTGATTGACGGTTTGACTCTGCAGCCTGTGTACAAGTATTCCGGATTGTTCGGAGTCATCGGTACGAAGGCAATAGTGCAGAATATCAATCTGGAGCCGCTCTCTGTTTCCGGCAACCAGTACACGGGAGTCCTTGCCGGGACAAACCTGGGTACTGTGAACAACGTGGATCTTAAGCTGCTTGGCGGCGTGAAGGTCAGCGGCGGGATTGTCGGAGGCATTATCGGCCAGAACTCAGGCAGTATTGCAGGCCTGCAGCTTACACTGGACGGCGGAAGCCGGATTGAAACAGTCGCTGACCACGGTATTGCCGGTGGGCTAATCGGTGAGAATACAGCAGATTTCACAAAAGAGACTTATACAATTACGGATAAAGACGGAAGCATCGGCAGCGCTGCTGACCATGCTATTGTCGGCGGGCTTATCGGAGTCCAGACGGGTGATGTAACGGGTCTTAAGCTTGAAGTGAATTCGCGTTACCGGGTTTCGGCTACGGGAATGGAATCCACTGTCGGCGGAATGATTGGACAGTTCACTTCAGGCCAGGCTAAGGATCTTACGCTGACCTTCGCAGACGGAACGCTTGAAGCACGCGGACTCGGCTCGATTCTCGGCGGAATCATCGGCCAATCGGATGCCGGAAACAGCATCAGCAATGTCACAGTGACAGGCTTCGGAAGCGGTGTGCAGTTGACCGCCAACGGTACTGCCGGTGGTGTTGTAGGCGTTAAAGAAGGCAAGCTGGGCGGAATGTTAGCCCGGTCCATTGATCCAGGGAACAGCTTTGATATCGATCATGCAGTAGTTGCAGGCGTGAAGCTGGTTACGACTGGCGACAGCCTGAAGGCAGTACTCGGCGGGATTGCCGGATCGGCAGCCCATACGGCGGTCAATGATGTCCGGTTCAATGCTTCTTTGCAGGCCGCAGGGGAAGCCATTACTGCCGGAGGTATCCTGGGAGAGAGTGTGAATTCTATCCTGTACAATGCGGATGCGTCACCTGATCTTCAGGTTGCAGCGAAGAACGGCGATGCAGCAGTCGGCGGGATCGCCGGAACGGTCTCTGCGGATGATATCCACCGGGGCTATGATTTCGGCAAAGCCTATCCGCTGTACAGCGGCATTTACATTGCCAAAGTTCATAACGGCAAAATAACGGTCACTGGGGCAGATAATACTGCTGACCTCTATGTGGGCGGTGTGGCAGGCAAGAACGACAATGCCTCAATCTATAGTTCTGAGGTTGCTTCCGAGCTGAATGTAACCGGCGGAAACACAGTGAATGCAGGCGGAGTTGCCGGATACAGCAGCGGTATCATTGTAGATACCATCGTGAAGACCGGTCTGCATGCGGATACCAGCAGAGTGTATAATGCCGGCGGACTTGTCGGCTGGGGATCAGGCGGCGAGATTCATTACAGCAAGGTGATCGCCGGATCTGGACAAGCTCTGACGGTTGGCACAGCGTTAACGCTGGGTCAATCTGTACCGGCGACACATGCCGGCGGGGTAACCGGTATGGGGGATACAATCAGAATTACGCATACCCATGCGGATATTCCGGTACTGATTACAGATACCAACCAGGACAATACTATCTATGCGGGCGGCTTTGCCGGACTTCTGGGTGATAACGGTACGCTTGCCGGACAAATCCAGAAATCCTATGCAACAGGCAAGCTGAACGTCAGCGGCAAATTAGGCTCTTATGCCGGCGGCTTCGCCGGTTCAGCAGATCATTATTCGATTACGGATTCTTATGCGTCCGGTGACATCAGCAATACCGGCTTCGATACACGCAGCGGCGGTTTCGCAGCAGCGGTGGAGAGAAGCGGCAGCATCAGCAATTCTTACGCGTTGCAGAACAAGATTTCTACAGTCGGAGTGAAGTCTTCGACCCGCTCTTACAACGGTGGCTTTGCCGGTTATAATGACGGGACTCTGACAGGCGTCTATGCCAATGTTCCGGAGATTTCAGTTAATGTAGCAGGCAATAACGTCTCTACAGGCGCGCTGGTCGGCTATAACTTCCGGGATGGCAAAATTTCCGGTTCGTCGTATACGACAGGTACGCTGACGGCAGGACTGAATGCTGTAGGCCATAACGCAGGTGCGGCAGCGGGCGCTGTGAGTTCAGCGGCGGTTAATCCGCTTAGCTCGGGCACATGGGTTATCGATTATGACACCACATTCCTGAACGATCTGACTGACGGAACAATTACGGTTCAGACCCCGCTGCAACTCTCGGGTGCAGTCATGTTCTATAACGAGACAGGGCTGAATTATTACAAGCTGTTCAACAGAACAGCTGAAGACAAACCGGAGCTGGCAACCATCCTGGTTGGAGCGGATATTAATCTTGCCGGAAGCACTTGGACCGCTTTCGACAGCTTCAAGGGAGTGTTTGACGGTCAAGGTCATACGATTAGCGGACTTTCACTGAAATCCCCAGAGCAGCAGACAGCCGGATTCATTAAAGAAAACCACGGTCAGATTCTGAATGTGAACTTTACCGGAGCGGATATTTCCGGCGCAGTAAATTCCGGTGTTGCTGCAGGGATCAATCATGCAGGCGCAGTAATCCAGAATGTTAACGTCAGTGGTTCCGTAGCTGGCAGTGCCACAGCAGGCGGAGCAGCAGGTGTGAATCAAGGCAGCATTGAGAAGGCTGCTAATGACGGAGTTTCTCTTTCGGGACAAGGCCGTAAAGGCGGAATTGCCGGACGCAACGCCGGAGTCATTCACCAGGCAGTGTCCAAAGGCAATATTGATGTTACTGCCACACTGGCAACCGGCGGAATAGCTGGTGAGAACAGTGCGGAAGGTACAATTTCAGAGTCGATTGTCTATGGCGATATCCATGTGGCTTCGGCCCAGGCTATAGCCGGAGGGATCAGCGGTCTGAACGCGGGAGAGATCAAGAACAGCTATTCTGCCGGTGCCATTTACGCAGAAGGAATGTCTACAGCATGGGCTGGCGGTATCGCCGGTCTGGCGGAGAGCGGATCTATTACTTCTTCCCTGAATACCGGAGAAGTGAAAGCTGGTGTGAAAGGTAAAATTCTGCCGCTGCAGGCCTTCTTCGGAGGGATAGCCGGACAGAAGTCAGACCATGCAACCATCAGCCAGTCCTTATTCAACAGACAGATGCTGAAGAATAATATTGCCTTCTACAATCTGGATGGCCAAGCAGTAGCCGGCAACAGCAGCAGTGCAATGGGGCTGCTTGGCACAGAGCTTACCAGCCCGAATCTTCCGGCAGGTCTGGATGCCGGAATCTGGAAAGCACAGAACACATTCTATCCGGCGCTTCTGGCCTTTGACGGAACAGAAGAAGGAACTCTTGCTTCAGCGGCTGTTATACTGAACCCGCAGGATCTGATTAACCGTGTGGGTTCGGCATTCAACTTGAGCGGCAGCGGAGCACTGGGTTGGAGCGCAGATCCGTCCAAGGCTGAAGTGAACGGTGCTGCAGGAAGCTTGAAACAGGGCGGCAGCGCAGTACTGAAGGCAACAGCAGGAGGACAGAGCAGAAGCATTACAGTTAATGCAGCTGCACTGCAATACCCGGATCCGGCCGCTATCGCACCAGCTGCAACACCTGAGGAGCTGAGCTTCTCGGCGGAAGTGAAGGTAGAGCTGACAACAGCGGAGCCGGGCGGCCAAATTTATTACACGCTCGACGGCACAGATCCTACCGAAGCTTCTCAGCTATACAGTGAAGCGATTGTACTGAAGGACAAGACAACTGTTAAAGCAATCACCATTGTTCCGGGCAAAGAGTATAGCAAGGTATCGGCCTGGACCTGGACGCTGTTAGTTTCCAGCGGCGGAGGCGGCGGCGGTGGTGGTGGTGGTGGCGCTGTACCGGCCCCAACTCCGACTCCGACCCCTGTTCCGGTGATTACCGCTATTGCCGGCACTACGACGGTGAACGGAGACAGTGAAGCTCCAGTGAAGATTGCCAAGAACAGCAAGCTGAAGCTGACAGCTCCAGAAGGGCAAACGATCTACTATACAACGGACGGAAGTACACCGACATTAAACAGCATGAAATACACCGGTGAGCTGTTGATTACCAAGACCATGACGATCAAAATGATCACAGATAAAGATGATACTGTGACCACCATTGATTATGTAGTGGAGAATGCCAAGTACAGCCTGAAGAGCAACGCAGGAGAAATTAAGTATATCGCTGCTTATCCGAATGGTTTGTTTATGCCTAATGCAGCCATTACCAGATATGAGCTGATCCAATCTCTTGCTCCGCTGCTGGATATGGAAGAAGTGAATGTAGGAAACCTGTTCAATGATGTAAGTGCAGGCAACGAGGCTTTGACCGGATTCTTCGCTTCGGCAGGCATAATTGAAGGCTATCCGGACGGCGGCTTCGGAGGAACGAAGAGCTTGACGAGAGCCGAGTTCTCCAAGATCATGACTACAGTGCTGAAGCTGGATGTTACAGCGGCCGGAGTTACGAAGCAATCGGATCTGAAGGGCCACTGGTCAGAGAATTATGTCAACGCGCTGTCCAAAGCGGGTTATGTGCAAGGCTTCCCTGACGGTACCTTTAAGCCGGGATCACCGATTACCCGTGCTCAGGCTGTAGTGCTGATCAACCGGATCGCCGGTACGAAGAAGCTGACTGTAACAGCTGTACGGTTCAAGGATCTACCGGCAACACACTGGGCATACAAAGATATCATGTCGGTTGTGCAATAATTTGTAGTTCTTTTATGAAGGAGATTGGCGGATGAAAACAAAACTGCTTGCCGTAAGCCTGATCTTCTCTTTGATCTCGGCGGTGCTCTTCTATTCAGGCACTACCAGCGCCGATACACCAAGCGTGTATAACGCTGAACAGAGCTACGGAATTGCGAATGAAGCCATGTTCTATCTGCGGGTACTCAAAAGTGACGGTACCGCAAGTTCCACGGGGACAGGAATTATCCTGTCACCGGCCGGAACAGCGGCAACGGCGTATCACGTGGTCAAAGGTGCAGAGCGGATGGAAGGGGTGATGGCAGATGGAAGTATTATCAGTCCGATTAAGGTCACGAAATTCGATGAGCTTAAGGATGTGGCAGTCCTTGAACTGCCAAGTCCTGCTGCTATGAAGCAGAAGGGCAATGCATATGCATATCTTCCTCTGCGCAAAGACGTGCTGAAGCATGGAGAAGCTGTATTCGCACTGGGCTATCCGCTTAAGAATACAGCGATTATCACCGAAGGGATTGTCAACACGCCTGCTGCGGAGATCAACGGAAGAAGCCGGATTCTGACTTCGGCCCAGGTGGCAAGCGGGATGTCCGGAGGTCCGCTGTTGGATACGCATGGCCAGCTTGCGGGAATTATCTCCGGTTCTCTGCGGACGATGAATAACATTCATCTGGTTGTAAATATGGAGGATCTGCGCAGCCTGCTGCCGGCATCCTTCAAGTAGTGTTCATTCCAGAAGCGGCTTAGCCAAGGGTGGCCGCTGCATAATAATAACAATGGCTGTCCTCTGACGTTTGGAGCAAACGCGGGGACAGCACTTTTTTTAGAAACCTGTATCAATAGACTGCGTAATTCACCCGTCCGGAAGGAGGAGGAACCCCGATGATCAAGGCATTTCTGCTGGATATGAACCAGAAGGATCTCTATAAGCTGTCTTCCATGCTGCAGCATACAGGCAAGGTGAATGTGATTGGAATGTCGGCCTATCCCGAGAATGTTGTGGACAAAATTGTTCTGCTGCAGCCGGATGTACTGTTTCTGGATCTTCAGCTGCCCGGCCAGCAAGGAATGGTTGTAGCCGAACGGGTAAAAAAGAAGCTGCCGGATATTCAGATTGTGATTGTTACAGAGAGCAAACAGCATGCCCTGTGGGCCTTCGACCAAGACATTGTGGATTATGTGCTGAAGCCGCTGGAGGAGGTCCGCCTGGGCCAGTCACTCGAACGGCTGCATAAGGGTAGCTGAAGCATCAGACTGAATCAGGATGCCGGAAGTCTCTCTCCATGTTACAATAAACGGACAAGCAGAAAGGATGGGTGATTTAGTTGAAGTACGATTTTAACCGTATCATTGACCGCCGCAATACCCGCTCATACAAATGGGACCAGTCCGAGAAGCTGTTCGGAGACAAGGAGATTCTTCCGCTTTGGGTCGCGGATATGGACTTTGAGAGCCCTCCTGCCGTGAAGGAAGCGATTCTGCGCCGTGTGCAGGAAGGGGTATACGGCTATAGTGTGACGAGTGACTCCTACAAAGAGGCAATTGCCGGGTGGTACCGCAGACGTCATGACTGGGAGATTCAGAAGGAATGGATCACCGATTCCCCGGGAATTGTGACCTCGCTGAGCCTGTCCGTAGAGCTCTTCAGCAAGCCGGGAGACCAGGTAATCTTGCAGTCGCCGGTATACTATCCTTTCTATGATGTGATCCGGATGAATGACCGTAAGGTGGCGGTCAATCCGCTTAAGCTCGAAGAAGGCCATTACGTTATGGACTATATCCAGCTTGAAGAGCTGATGGCCGGCGGCGCCAAGCTGCTGCTGCTGTGCAGTCCGCATAATCCTGGCGGCAGAGTGTGGGAGCGGGAAGAGCTGCTGCGTCTTGGAGAGCTGTGCCTGCGGTATGGTGTAACGGTAATCTCGGATGAAATCCATTGCGATATGGCAATGCCGGGCTACAAGCATATCCCGTTTGCGTCCCTGTCGCCGGAGCTGTCGGATATTACTCTGACCACGCTGGCAGCGACCAAAACCTTCAATCTGCCGGGCCTGCAAACCTCGTATATCGTAACCTCTAGTCCCGAGCTGAAGCGGAAATTCGAGTACAAGCTGAAGGCACTCAGTCTGCACATGTCGCCATTCTTCACGCCGGAGGCGGTTGAGGCGGCTTATAATGAAGGCGGAGAATGGCTCGATGAGCTGGTGCAGCATGTCAGCGGTAATGCCGAGTATGCCATCAGCTACCTCGCCGAGCATCTGCCGCAGGTGAAGCCAATGAAACCCGAAGCCACCTATCTGCTGTGGATCGATTGCCGTGCACTGGGGCTGGATGCGGACGGGCTCAAGAAGCTGATGTACCGTGAGGCCAAGGTGGCTTTTAACGAAGGTTCTGTCTTCGGTACGGAAGGCCAAGGCCATCTGCGTATCAATCTGGCCTGTCCGCGTTCCATTCTTGCCGAAGCGCTGGAGCGGTTCACTCAGGCTGCTGCCCCTTATGTTCAGCAATAAAGCTTATACGTATGCTTCTAGCTGCGGCATATAGTTGTATAGTGTGCAATTGCAAGCAGCGAAAAGTAGCATACCATAAATCAGACGCTTTATTAAAACATTTACTGCGATCAAGAAATCCGCGCCCTTAGGGGTAGCGGATTTCTTGTTATACCGCTGCCTGCGAAGGTTGAAGGTGTCCCGCCAACCTCGCGGTCAACACCCCTTGCTGCCTCACAGGAAATTAAGTGCATACCTCCTCTATCAACAAGCAAGCTCCATTCTCAACGCAACTCAAGTCGGTCTTCCCCTCGTTCCCGGCATGCGCATCAACCACAACCGCTTATTGAGCAGACCGCAGACCCGTGTTAAGATGGGCAGTACGGCTGGCAGAGTAAGTATATATAGAGAGTGGGAGAGATAGAGATGAGCAATAGCAATATAACCCGGATGATTATTGACTGTGATACAGGAATAGACGATGCTTTGGCTATTCTGTATGCCCTCCGCACACCGGATGTGGTGGTTGAGGGGATTACGACGGTGTTTGGCAATATTGATGTGCAGCAGGCGGCGGACAATACGCTGCGGCTGCTCGAACTCGCCGCTCCGGGGTATGAAATCCCGGTAGCGCTTGGAGCGTCCAAGGCACTGGTCCGTGAGCTCACGGGCTTCTCGACCCATGTGCATGGGGAGAACGGGATTGGCGGTGTTCAGCTGCCCCCTTCCCGGCAGGTGCCGGTGCAGGAGACGGCGGCAGAGTTCATTGCGCGGATGGCGGATGAGAACCCGGGTGAGATTGTGCTGGTAACGCTCGGGCGGCTGACCAATCTGTCGCTTGCGCTGGATTTGGACCCGCAGTTGACCTCCAAGCTGAAGAAGGTAGTGGTCATGGGCGGCACGGTCTTTAAGCCGGGCAATGTGACTCCGGTGGCCGAAGCTAATCTGTGGGGCGACCCGGAAGCAGCTGACCGTGTATTTACCTCTGGCCTGCCTGTGCTGATGATCGGGCTGGACGTTACACTGCAGACACGGATTACCTCAGAGCATCTTGAGCTGCTGAAGCGCCATGGACGCGAAGAGAACAAATCCATCATAGACTTCATGGAGGAGTCGCTGGAGTACTATTTCAAATTTTACCGGGAAGCCAATTATCTGATCAACAGTGCGCCG
This window encodes:
- a CDS encoding FN3 associated domain-containing protein, producing the protein MALKRKSIIGYLIALAVVVVAAVAGGIMAKADPQTWDSQADTNWYVATNDTFKINSEEKLAGVAKLVNEGTGNGLQGKILEITRDMDLKDYQWIPIGTAEHPFKGTLITEGGLIKKISNMNVVTNLSYQGLVGNMEGGTVGGLTFEGAGSITVTAVTYDVYAGSAVGKMSGSSIVFDITNNINISTHASPYHSYTGGIVGMGAGMISNSINNGTITAQGSADIGGILGYGDSRGIIIKKVVNNGAILAQGTGSAAVTAGGIAGHTTGPLSLSDEDTPITNTASVTITGGNQVTAGGIVGKVDNTVVFSNMTTNNGAISVNAPAAEGSAAGALVGATGTVASPPVNITFVNTAPVVNNGGKNVYTAGIAGYTGSKFTWTHAYVNTQPITATGTQNISTGGFVGHAAGGLVTSNATAAAFENTALISVNGGTAVYTGGITGYDAGGNMSQASSTGALNVKGTADVYTGGIVGYEVGGTITSSVTGKTANDLLAITSDGTIGGIAGYLEGTLNDSSVKYATLQVTSAGGVIGGIAGNAQGTMNNITAGDASSASYSTLILKAVVAAPADGQDNITFGGLVGVNTMPLVLDGGKAARISFLNEAGKSGYTIGGAAGKLTADAEIGTVAVPVEVQDIQVELKADKVSFGGGAGNNSAAKFNGHTSRTEIKATGASVKAGGMFGENHSAALSPTHAENVVITATGADYQLGGNTGLNTGQLVNAKVTQLSIEAKGVRAEAGGIAGHSEGTADPAGRAGITSAVLNVPGDAPMITLAAAESKAGAIVGAAKTTDIKDPEVNAEDGAQLIIQAQAAKPSVGGLAGALENSAIYSDSKIVNLENTLILVAPAATDAYIGGIVGYNEASRLERLVGTAVSLTLNAPRATAGGVAGYNHGSSSGIIANSYISSLNLKANAGAVSSMIGGIVGLNAAQTIDPVLNPATAVSTIQNTRTLGTVSAVSPTSIVGGMVGENRSLIANNSITDKITVISRGDSSIIGGLAGVNTASGTLYYTYSNANLTIEGTGTHAGGLAGENAGAVIGSYVDIDVTGNAKGTASGSVYLGGLIGRNTAGTVEQSYSSSKVTANGVYTNVGGLVGEHSGGNIKNSYVAKSVAATKANSYVGGFIGRITNGKVSNVYSAAEVTAGPGAYAGGFAGRYDNASKELLYKSYYIKDEALNINSDLPDFAEGNHRWLNVHVRLTTILSETLKDRSVFPGLSGWDFEGAWKYGSLNAVYQYPEVNRAANTGGETGNEVNANINWYMKDKNAIGFQITTEAELAGLAGIVNGSIAGVDKFDFADRTVTIMNPIHIQSKQWVPIGDKEANPFEGTLEGNNHLIDGLTLQPVYKYSGLFGVIGTKAIVQNINLEPLSVSGNQYTGVLAGTNLGTVNNVDLKLLGGVKVSGGIVGGIIGQNSGSIAGLQLTLDGGSRIETVADHGIAGGLIGENTADFTKETYTITDKDGSIGSAADHAIVGGLIGVQTGDVTGLKLEVNSRYRVSATGMESTVGGMIGQFTSGQAKDLTLTFADGTLEARGLGSILGGIIGQSDAGNSISNVTVTGFGSGVQLTANGTAGGVVGVKEGKLGGMLARSIDPGNSFDIDHAVVAGVKLVTTGDSLKAVLGGIAGSAAHTAVNDVRFNASLQAAGEAITAGGILGESVNSILYNADASPDLQVAAKNGDAAVGGIAGTVSADDIHRGYDFGKAYPLYSGIYIAKVHNGKITVTGADNTADLYVGGVAGKNDNASIYSSEVASELNVTGGNTVNAGGVAGYSSGIIVDTIVKTGLHADTSRVYNAGGLVGWGSGGEIHYSKVIAGSGQALTVGTALTLGQSVPATHAGGVTGMGDTIRITHTHADIPVLITDTNQDNTIYAGGFAGLLGDNGTLAGQIQKSYATGKLNVSGKLGSYAGGFAGSADHYSITDSYASGDISNTGFDTRSGGFAAAVERSGSISNSYALQNKISTVGVKSSTRSYNGGFAGYNDGTLTGVYANVPEISVNVAGNNVSTGALVGYNFRDGKISGSSYTTGTLTAGLNAVGHNAGAAAGAVSSAAVNPLSSGTWVIDYDTTFLNDLTDGTITVQTPLQLSGAVMFYNETGLNYYKLFNRTAEDKPELATILVGADINLAGSTWTAFDSFKGVFDGQGHTISGLSLKSPEQQTAGFIKENHGQILNVNFTGADISGAVNSGVAAGINHAGAVIQNVNVSGSVAGSATAGGAAGVNQGSIEKAANDGVSLSGQGRKGGIAGRNAGVIHQAVSKGNIDVTATLATGGIAGENSAEGTISESIVYGDIHVASAQAIAGGISGLNAGEIKNSYSAGAIYAEGMSTAWAGGIAGLAESGSITSSLNTGEVKAGVKGKILPLQAFFGGIAGQKSDHATISQSLFNRQMLKNNIAFYNLDGQAVAGNSSSAMGLLGTELTSPNLPAGLDAGIWKAQNTFYPALLAFDGTEEGTLASAAVILNPQDLINRVGSAFNLSGSGALGWSADPSKAEVNGAAGSLKQGGSAVLKATAGGQSRSITVNAAALQYPDPAAIAPAATPEELSFSAEVKVELTTAEPGGQIYYTLDGTDPTEASQLYSEAIVLKDKTTVKAITIVPGKEYSKVSAWTWTLLVSSGGGGGGGGGGGAVPAPTPTPTPVPVITAIAGTTTVNGDSEAPVKIAKNSKLKLTAPEGQTIYYTTDGSTPTLNSMKYTGELLITKTMTIKMITDKDDTVTTIDYVVENAKYSLKSNAGEIKYIAAYPNGLFMPNAAITRYELIQSLAPLLDMEEVNVGNLFNDVSAGNEALTGFFASAGIIEGYPDGGFGGTKSLTRAEFSKIMTTVLKLDVTAAGVTKQSDLKGHWSENYVNALSKAGYVQGFPDGTFKPGSPITRAQAVVLINRIAGTKKLTVTAVRFKDLPATHWAYKDIMSVVQ
- a CDS encoding MalY/PatB family protein, with the translated sequence MKYDFNRIIDRRNTRSYKWDQSEKLFGDKEILPLWVADMDFESPPAVKEAILRRVQEGVYGYSVTSDSYKEAIAGWYRRRHDWEIQKEWITDSPGIVTSLSLSVELFSKPGDQVILQSPVYYPFYDVIRMNDRKVAVNPLKLEEGHYVMDYIQLEELMAGGAKLLLLCSPHNPGGRVWEREELLRLGELCLRYGVTVISDEIHCDMAMPGYKHIPFASLSPELSDITLTTLAATKTFNLPGLQTSYIVTSSPELKRKFEYKLKALSLHMSPFFTPEAVEAAYNEGGEWLDELVQHVSGNAEYAISYLAEHLPQVKPMKPEATYLLWIDCRALGLDADGLKKLMYREAKVAFNEGSVFGTEGQGHLRINLACPRSILAEALERFTQAAAPYVQQ
- a CDS encoding nucleoside hydrolase, which translates into the protein MSNSNITRMIIDCDTGIDDALAILYALRTPDVVVEGITTVFGNIDVQQAADNTLRLLELAAPGYEIPVALGASKALVRELTGFSTHVHGENGIGGVQLPPSRQVPVQETAAEFIARMADENPGEIVLVTLGRLTNLSLALDLDPQLTSKLKKVVVMGGTVFKPGNVTPVAEANLWGDPEAADRVFTSGLPVLMIGLDVTLQTRITSEHLELLKRHGREENKSIIDFMEESLEYYFKFYREANYLINSAPLHDPLALMAALQPDLVTTRRMKVRVEHQGEFTSGMVVADLRPQPKVGHFIEVAVDVEAERAVGVFLNAFM
- a CDS encoding S1 family peptidase is translated as MKTKLLAVSLIFSLISAVLFYSGTTSADTPSVYNAEQSYGIANEAMFYLRVLKSDGTASSTGTGIILSPAGTAATAYHVVKGAERMEGVMADGSIISPIKVTKFDELKDVAVLELPSPAAMKQKGNAYAYLPLRKDVLKHGEAVFALGYPLKNTAIITEGIVNTPAAEINGRSRILTSAQVASGMSGGPLLDTHGQLAGIISGSLRTMNNIHLVVNMEDLRSLLPASFK
- a CDS encoding LytR/AlgR family response regulator transcription factor, coding for MIKAFLLDMNQKDLYKLSSMLQHTGKVNVIGMSAYPENVVDKIVLLQPDVLFLDLQLPGQQGMVVAERVKKKLPDIQIVIVTESKQHALWAFDQDIVDYVLKPLEEVRLGQSLERLHKGS